The Chlorocebus sabaeus isolate Y175 chromosome 6, mChlSab1.0.hap1, whole genome shotgun sequence genome has a segment encoding these proteins:
- the LYL1 gene encoding protein lyl-1: MCPPQAQAEVGPTMTEKAEMVCAPSPAPAPPPKPASPGPPQVEEVGHRGGSSPPRLPPGVPVISLGHSRPPGAAMPTTELGTLQPPLLQLSTLGTAPPTLALHYHPHPFLNSVYIGPAGPFSVFPSSRLKRRPSHCELDLAEGHQPQKVARRVFTNSRERWRQQNVNGAFAELRKLLPTHPPDRKLSKNEVLRLAMKYIGFLVRLLRDQAAALAAGPTPPGPRKRPVHRVPDDDARRGSGRRAEAAARSQPVPPADPDGSPGAAARPIKMEQTALSPEVR; encoded by the exons ATGTGCCCGCCTCAGGCACAGGCAGAGGTGGGCCCCACCATGACTGAGAAGGCAGAGATGGTGTGTGCCCCCAGCCCAGCGCCTGCCCCACCCCCTAAGCCTGCCTCACCTGGGCCCCCGCAGGTGGAGGAGGTGGGTCACCGAGGAGGCTCCTCGCCCCCCAGGCTGCCACCTGGTGTACCAGtgatcagcctgggccacagcagGCCCCCAGGGGCAGCCATGCCCACCACAGAGCTGGGCACCCTGCAGCCCCCGCTGCTGCAACTCTCCACTCTGGGAACTGCCCCACCCACTTTGGCCCTGCACTACCACCCTCACCCCTTCCTCAACAG TGTCTACATTGGGCCAGCAGGACCTTTTAGCGTCTTCCCTAGCAGCCGGCTGAAGCGGAGACCAAGCCACTGTGAGCTGGACCTGGCTGAGG GGCACCAGCCCCAGAAGGTGGCCCGGCGCGTGTTCACCAACAGCCGGGAGCGCTGGCGGCAGCAGAACGTTAACGGCGCCTTCGCCGAGCTGAGGAAGCTGCTGCCGACGCACCCGCCCGACCGGAAGCTGAGCAAGAACGAGGTGCTCCGCCTAGCCATGAAGTACATTGGCTTCCTGGTGCGGCTGCTGCGCGACCAAGCGGCAGCTCTGGCCGCAGGCCCCACCCCGCCCGGGCCCCGCAAACGGCCGGTGCACCGGGTCCCAGACGACGACGCCCGCCGGGGTTCTGGACGCAGGGCCGAAGCGGCAGCGCGCTCGCAGCCCGTGCCCCCGGCCGACCCCGACGGCAGCCCCGGTGCGGCGGCCCGGCCAATAAAGATGGAGCAAACCGCTTTGAGCCCAGAGGTGCGGTGA